A single window of Nocardia higoensis DNA harbors:
- a CDS encoding ribonuclease HII has protein sequence MGWPPRMVMRKAGGLRTLEAALIRGGLGPVAGVDEAGRGPCAGPLVVASCLLAPKAYDRLADLDDSKKLTEATRERLFPVITRLALAYEVVVIPAAEVDAIGIHVANIEGMRRAVAGLRQRPGYVLTDGFRVPGLAVPSLPVIGGDATAACIAAASILAKVTRDRIMIELDRRHPGYGFAAHKGYNTSEHIAALKRLGPCPEHRRSWRNVRDERGSTRPGAAVDHAGRVLADGAEEGSRVAAESAHAG, from the coding sequence ATGGGGTGGCCGCCGCGCATGGTGATGCGCAAGGCGGGTGGTTTGCGCACGCTGGAAGCGGCGCTGATCCGCGGCGGGCTCGGCCCGGTGGCCGGGGTGGACGAGGCGGGACGCGGGCCGTGCGCCGGACCGCTGGTGGTCGCCTCCTGTCTGCTCGCGCCCAAGGCCTACGACCGGCTGGCCGACCTCGACGACTCCAAGAAACTCACCGAGGCGACGCGTGAGCGGTTGTTCCCGGTGATCACCAGGCTGGCGCTGGCCTACGAGGTCGTGGTGATCCCGGCCGCGGAGGTCGACGCGATCGGTATCCACGTGGCCAACATCGAGGGCATGCGCCGCGCGGTGGCGGGCCTGCGACAGCGGCCGGGCTATGTCCTCACCGACGGTTTCCGGGTGCCCGGGCTCGCGGTGCCCTCCCTGCCGGTGATCGGCGGGGACGCGACCGCGGCCTGCATCGCGGCCGCCAGCATCCTCGCCAAGGTCACCCGGGACCGGATCATGATCGAATTGGACCGCCGCCATCCGGGGTATGGTTTCGCGGCCCACAAGGGCTACAACACATCCGAGCACATCGCGGCGTTGAAGCGACTCGGTCCCTGTCCCGAGCACCGCAGATCCTGGCGCAATGTACGCGACGAACGGGGATCGACGCGGCCCGGCGCCGCGGTCGACCACGCGGGTCGGGTGCTCGCCGACGGTGCCGAGGAGGGCAGCCGGGTGGCTGCCGAATCGGCGCATGCGGGATGA
- a CDS encoding Tex family protein, whose amino-acid sequence MLAAPASVGRRLAEELGVRESQVRAAVELLDAGSTVPFIARYRKEATDGLDDAQLRQLDERLHYLRELDERRAAIIESIRAQGKLDDELHRSLLLAETKARLEDIYLPYKPKRRTKAQIAREAGHEPVAEALLGDPATDPAQYSAEQLDGARAILVEKFAEDADLVGELRELMWNRGQLTSSVRPGKEEAGAKFADYFEFSEAFSSLPSHRVLALFRGEKEEVLSLQLEPDTEELEPGRRSIYEGRIAAKFGIADRGRPADPWLLDTVRWAWRTKLQVSLGIDTRMRLRQAAEKDAVDVFAANLRDLLLAAPAGTRTTMGLDPGYRTGVKVAVVDATGKVVATEVIYPHKPQGQTEKSLAVLGALVARFGVELIAIGNGTASRETDALAAELIARIGATEDAKKPTKIVVSEAGASVYSASAYASQELPELDVSLRGAVSIARRLQDPLAELVKIDPKSIGVGQYQHDVSETLLARSLGAVVEDAVNAVGVDVNTASVPLLSRVSGIATSVAESIVAHRDGNGPFRSRTALLDVPRLGPKAFEQCAGFLRIRGGDDPLDSSAVHPEAYPVVRRIIESTGRDVSELIGNTGALRALRPADFTDEKFGVPTVTDIISELDKPGRDPRPEFKTAEFAAGVEKVADLKPGMVLEGVVTNVAAFGAFVDVGVHQDGLVHVSAMSHSFVKDPREVVKSGDVVKVKVLEVDVARQRIGLSLRLDDEPGAAKSERGGNRDGARRGGSPASGGGQRQNGQGRQQKGNQGKRPAPAPSGSMADALRRAGFGS is encoded by the coding sequence TCGCCGAGGAACTCGGCGTCCGCGAGAGCCAGGTCCGCGCGGCGGTGGAACTGCTCGACGCCGGCTCGACGGTGCCGTTCATCGCCCGGTACCGCAAAGAGGCGACCGACGGTCTCGACGATGCCCAGCTGCGCCAGCTCGACGAGCGCCTGCACTACCTGCGCGAGCTGGACGAGCGCCGCGCGGCCATCATCGAATCCATTCGCGCGCAGGGCAAACTCGACGACGAGCTGCACCGCAGCCTGCTGCTGGCCGAGACCAAGGCGCGCCTCGAGGACATCTACCTGCCCTACAAGCCCAAGCGGCGCACCAAGGCTCAGATCGCCCGCGAAGCCGGACACGAACCCGTGGCCGAGGCACTGCTGGGCGATCCCGCCACAGACCCGGCACAGTACAGCGCCGAGCAGCTCGACGGCGCGCGCGCCATCCTGGTCGAGAAGTTCGCCGAGGACGCCGATCTGGTCGGCGAACTGCGTGAACTGATGTGGAACCGCGGGCAGCTCACCTCCTCGGTGCGGCCGGGCAAGGAAGAGGCGGGCGCCAAGTTCGCCGATTACTTCGAATTCAGCGAAGCGTTCAGTTCGCTGCCCTCCCACCGTGTGCTCGCGCTGTTCCGCGGCGAGAAGGAGGAAGTGCTGAGCCTGCAGCTCGAGCCGGATACCGAGGAACTCGAGCCCGGTCGGCGCAGCATCTACGAGGGCCGCATCGCGGCGAAGTTCGGTATCGCCGACCGCGGCCGCCCGGCCGACCCCTGGCTGCTGGACACCGTGCGGTGGGCGTGGCGCACCAAGTTGCAGGTCAGCCTCGGCATCGACACCAGGATGCGGCTGCGTCAGGCCGCGGAGAAGGACGCCGTCGACGTCTTCGCCGCGAACCTGCGCGACCTGCTGCTCGCCGCACCCGCCGGTACCAGGACCACGATGGGCCTGGATCCCGGTTACCGCACCGGTGTGAAGGTCGCCGTCGTCGACGCCACCGGCAAGGTCGTCGCCACTGAGGTGATCTACCCACACAAACCGCAGGGCCAGACCGAGAAATCGCTGGCGGTGCTCGGCGCGCTGGTCGCGCGCTTCGGTGTCGAGCTGATCGCCATCGGCAACGGGACCGCCTCGCGCGAGACCGACGCCTTGGCCGCCGAGCTCATTGCGCGCATCGGCGCCACCGAGGATGCGAAGAAGCCGACCAAGATCGTGGTTTCCGAGGCAGGCGCGTCGGTGTACTCGGCCTCGGCCTACGCCTCCCAGGAACTGCCGGAGCTGGACGTCTCGCTGCGCGGCGCGGTCTCGATCGCGCGGCGCCTGCAGGACCCGCTGGCCGAGCTGGTCAAGATCGACCCGAAGTCCATCGGGGTCGGCCAGTATCAGCACGACGTGTCCGAGACACTGCTGGCGCGCTCGCTCGGCGCGGTCGTCGAGGACGCGGTGAACGCCGTCGGTGTCGACGTCAACACCGCCTCGGTGCCCTTGTTGTCGCGGGTGTCGGGCATCGCCACCTCGGTGGCCGAGAGCATCGTCGCCCACCGGGACGGCAACGGCCCGTTCCGTTCCCGGACCGCGCTGCTCGACGTGCCGCGCCTGGGCCCCAAGGCATTCGAGCAGTGCGCGGGCTTCCTGCGTATCCGCGGCGGTGACGACCCGTTGGACAGCTCCGCGGTGCACCCCGAGGCCTACCCGGTGGTGCGGCGCATCATCGAATCCACCGGTCGCGACGTCAGCGAGCTGATCGGCAATACCGGCGCCCTGCGCGCGCTGCGTCCCGCGGACTTCACCGACGAGAAGTTCGGCGTTCCGACGGTCACCGACATCATCAGCGAACTCGACAAGCCGGGCCGCGACCCGCGCCCGGAGTTCAAGACCGCGGAATTCGCCGCGGGAGTCGAGAAGGTCGCCGACCTGAAGCCGGGCATGGTGCTCGAAGGCGTGGTCACCAATGTCGCGGCCTTCGGCGCGTTCGTCGATGTCGGCGTGCACCAGGACGGCCTCGTGCACGTCTCGGCCATGTCGCATTCGTTCGTCAAAGACCCGCGCGAGGTGGTCAAGTCCGGCGACGTCGTCAAGGTCAAGGTGCTCGAGGTCGACGTCGCGCGCCAGCGCATCGGGCTGTCGCTGCGCTTGGACGATGAGCCGGGCGCCGCCAAGAGCGAGCGCGGTGGCAATCGCGACGGCGCTCGTCGCGGCGGTTCGCCCGCTTCGGGCGGCGGACAACGGCAGAATGGTCAGGGGCGGCAGCAGAAGGGCAATCAGGGCAAGCGGCCCGCGCCCGCGCCGAGCGGATCGATGGCAGACGCTCTGCGCCGCGCCGGCTTCGGGAGCTGA
- the lepB gene encoding signal peptidase I: MADESGSVRVSDSDDEGAGGRRRGRRNAKRKAKPQRPFWQELPVLIVIAAVIAALMVTFVGRPYVIPSQSMEETLQIGDRIYVQKISYYSSDPQPGDVVVFVGPESWNTRYQSIRSDNAVVRGLQNFLSYFGLVPPDENDLVKRVIAVGGQTVQCCDAEGRVMVDGKALVEPYVENDFRWLPGQQNASYPSGRVFGPVVVPEGHLWVMGDNRNQSADSRAHVGDEWQGTVPIDNVRGKAVFKIWPPGRIGPIRSEDPQAN; this comes from the coding sequence GTGGCAGACGAGAGTGGATCGGTGCGAGTGTCCGATTCGGACGATGAAGGCGCGGGCGGCAGGCGCCGTGGCCGCCGCAATGCGAAGCGCAAAGCCAAGCCGCAACGGCCGTTCTGGCAGGAGCTACCGGTCCTCATCGTGATCGCCGCCGTCATCGCGGCGTTGATGGTCACCTTCGTCGGCCGTCCGTATGTGATCCCCTCGCAGTCGATGGAGGAGACACTGCAGATCGGCGATCGCATCTACGTGCAGAAGATCAGCTACTACAGCAGCGACCCGCAGCCGGGTGACGTGGTGGTCTTCGTCGGTCCGGAATCGTGGAACACCCGCTACCAGTCGATCCGCTCGGACAACGCGGTGGTACGCGGCCTGCAGAACTTCCTCTCCTACTTCGGACTCGTCCCGCCGGACGAGAACGATCTGGTCAAACGGGTCATCGCGGTCGGCGGTCAGACCGTCCAGTGCTGTGACGCCGAGGGGCGGGTGATGGTCGATGGCAAGGCGCTGGTCGAGCCGTATGTGGAGAACGATTTCCGCTGGCTTCCCGGCCAGCAGAACGCCTCCTACCCATCCGGCCGGGTGTTCGGCCCGGTCGTCGTGCCCGAAGGCCATCTGTGGGTGATGGGCGACAACCGCAACCAGTCCGCGGACTCGCGCGCGCATGTGGGAGACGAGTGGCAGGGCACCGTGCCGATCGACAATGTGCGCGGCAAAGCGGTGTTCAAGATCTGGCCGCCCGGCCGGATCGGACCGATCCGATCCGAGGACCCGCAGGCGAACTGA
- a CDS encoding YifB family Mg chelatase-like AAA ATPase: MALGRAHSVAVAGVDGQLVEIEADIGQGLPSVHLVGLPDTALSESRDRVRAAVANSGEKWPDGRVVLALSPATLPKLGSVYDLALAASVLDAADAVPATKLAKTVLLGELALDGRVRRVRGVLPAVLTARRAGCATVVVPREALAEAGLVRGIEVLGVSSLREFVAWLRGEGTLAEPEGLLPDMTVPPGDLSEVVGQEEARWALEVAAAGGHHLLLTGPPGIGKTMLAQRLPGLLPPLTDAESLEVTAIHSMAGALSGEHPLVTVPPFVAPHHSTSVTAMIGGGSGTARPGAVSRAHRGVLFLDECAEVGTKVLEAMRTPLEEGEVRIARRDGVARYPARFQLVLAANPCPCAPARDIDCVCPPLARRRYLGKLSGPLMDRIDLWVRMHGHTGPVLTSEAAESSAAVRERVARARVAAAERWRADGWRLNAEVPGHVLRRRFPLPPDAIAPLEAAVRMGRLSARGADRAIRVAWTISDLGGGTLPSARDVMLALNFRRRSAQ; this comes from the coding sequence ATGGCGCTCGGGCGAGCTCATTCGGTCGCGGTCGCCGGCGTGGACGGGCAGTTGGTCGAGATCGAGGCCGACATCGGCCAGGGACTGCCCTCGGTGCATCTGGTCGGCCTGCCCGACACCGCGCTCTCCGAGTCCAGGGACAGGGTGCGCGCGGCGGTGGCGAACTCGGGGGAGAAGTGGCCGGACGGCCGGGTCGTTCTCGCGCTGAGCCCGGCCACCCTGCCGAAACTGGGCAGTGTCTACGACCTCGCCCTGGCCGCCTCGGTCCTCGACGCCGCCGACGCGGTACCGGCGACCAAGCTCGCGAAGACGGTGTTGCTGGGCGAACTCGCCCTCGACGGGCGGGTGCGTCGGGTGCGCGGTGTCCTGCCCGCGGTGTTGACCGCACGCCGCGCGGGCTGTGCGACCGTGGTGGTGCCGCGCGAAGCGCTGGCCGAAGCGGGGCTGGTGCGCGGTATCGAGGTGCTCGGTGTGAGCAGCCTGCGCGAATTCGTGGCCTGGCTGCGGGGAGAGGGCACACTCGCCGAACCGGAGGGTCTGCTGCCGGACATGACGGTCCCGCCTGGTGATCTGAGCGAAGTGGTGGGGCAGGAGGAGGCCCGCTGGGCACTGGAGGTCGCCGCCGCGGGTGGTCACCATCTGTTGCTCACCGGTCCGCCCGGCATCGGCAAAACCATGCTGGCCCAACGTCTTCCCGGTCTGCTTCCGCCGCTCACCGACGCCGAGTCGCTGGAGGTGACCGCCATCCACTCCATGGCGGGGGCCCTGTCCGGCGAGCATCCACTGGTGACGGTGCCGCCCTTCGTCGCGCCGCATCACTCCACCTCGGTCACCGCCATGATCGGCGGCGGGTCGGGCACGGCGCGGCCCGGTGCGGTCAGTCGCGCGCATCGCGGTGTGTTGTTCCTCGACGAATGCGCCGAAGTCGGTACCAAGGTGCTCGAAGCCATGCGCACCCCCTTGGAGGAGGGGGAGGTGCGCATCGCCCGGCGTGACGGGGTGGCGCGCTATCCGGCACGGTTCCAGCTGGTGCTGGCGGCCAATCCGTGCCCGTGCGCTCCCGCACGCGACATCGACTGTGTCTGCCCGCCGCTGGCACGGCGCCGCTATCTCGGCAAACTGTCCGGACCACTGATGGATCGCATCGACCTGTGGGTACGGATGCACGGTCACACCGGGCCGGTGCTGACTTCCGAGGCGGCCGAGAGCAGCGCCGCCGTGCGCGAACGGGTGGCCCGCGCCCGAGTGGCCGCCGCCGAGCGCTGGCGTGCCGACGGCTGGCGTCTCAATGCCGAGGTACCGGGGCATGTTCTGCGGCGGAGGTTTCCGTTGCCCCCGGACGCCATCGCCCCGTTGGAAGCGGCCGTCCGGATGGGCAGGCTTTCCGCGCGCGGCGCAGATCGCGCGATCCGCGTCGCCTGGACGATCAGCGACCTGGGCGGTGGCACGTTGCCCTCGGCGCGAGACGTGATGCTGGCGTTGAACTTTCGCCGCCGGAGCGCGCAATGA
- a CDS encoding alpha/beta fold hydrolase, translated as MTAIPRRAGRGGAAPVRTAIGELLTIGSHELHIRQDGPADAEPLLLVHGFMESLHWWDRLTPLLSDTYRVIRVDLAGYGCTRAATGFDASSQAALLEAALDSLELSDLTAVGHSWGADHVLSLAERSDRVARIVVIGQAPDCSDLPIPAIARLLGFEAMDPIVALAHRLVPEPVFRRIIAHAFAEGFDLTTLDNPAQLYADYKAMSPRMFRAAALDRPKALTLRPLDARVRELARPTLVIHGQRDRMFDCARAIARYAAVGARTEVIPDAGHSPQVETPHHVAALIRDFCGGLPLKMTSSITEGDFEI; from the coding sequence ATGACAGCGATCCCGCGACGTGCCGGACGTGGTGGCGCCGCGCCGGTGCGCACCGCGATCGGGGAACTGCTCACGATCGGATCCCACGAACTGCATATCCGGCAAGACGGGCCTGCAGACGCCGAACCTCTGCTGCTCGTGCACGGTTTCATGGAATCGCTGCACTGGTGGGACCGGCTCACGCCCTTGCTGAGCGACACCTACCGCGTCATCCGGGTCGATCTGGCCGGCTACGGATGCACCCGTGCCGCCACCGGGTTCGACGCGAGCTCCCAAGCCGCGCTCCTGGAAGCGGCTCTGGACAGTCTCGAACTCTCCGACCTCACCGCCGTCGGGCACTCCTGGGGCGCCGATCACGTCCTGTCTTTGGCCGAACGCTCCGATCGAGTTGCCAGAATCGTGGTCATCGGCCAAGCGCCCGACTGCAGCGACTTGCCGATACCGGCGATCGCACGCCTGCTGGGCTTCGAAGCCATGGACCCGATAGTCGCTCTAGCGCACCGGCTTGTGCCGGAACCGGTCTTCCGCCGCATCATCGCGCACGCGTTCGCCGAGGGATTCGATCTGACGACCTTGGACAACCCCGCACAGCTGTACGCCGATTACAAAGCCATGTCACCGCGAATGTTTCGCGCAGCTGCCCTGGACCGCCCGAAAGCACTCACGCTACGACCTCTCGACGCCCGAGTACGCGAGCTCGCCCGTCCGACACTGGTAATCCACGGACAGCGAGACCGCATGTTCGACTGCGCGAGGGCCATCGCCCGATACGCCGCCGTCGGCGCCCGCACCGAAGTAATCCCCGACGCAGGGCACTCACCGCAGGTCGAAACACCACACCACGTCGCCGCTCTCATACGAGACTTCTGCGGTGGGCTACCACTGAAGATGACTTCGAGCATCACTGAAGGCGACTTCGAAATCTGA
- a CDS encoding YraN family protein has product MGRVGDKQALGARGEELAARFLRDAGLEIVARNWRCRYGELDLIAQDATTTVFVEVKTRRGLAYGTPAEAVTFSKRQRIRRLALLWLAEQDGPWRHIRFDVVSVLMTPGRGPVIDHLQAVF; this is encoded by the coding sequence ATGGGCCGCGTGGGAGACAAACAGGCGCTCGGCGCACGAGGGGAAGAACTGGCGGCCCGGTTCCTGCGGGACGCGGGCTTGGAGATCGTCGCGCGGAACTGGCGGTGCCGATACGGCGAGCTGGATCTGATCGCGCAGGACGCGACGACCACCGTCTTCGTGGAGGTGAAGACACGCCGCGGGCTGGCCTACGGCACGCCCGCCGAAGCCGTCACGTTCAGCAAGCGGCAACGCATCCGTCGGCTCGCCCTGCTCTGGCTGGCCGAACAGGACGGCCCGTGGCGGCACATCCGCTTCGACGTGGTGTCGGTGCTGATGACACCGGGGCGAGGCCCGGTCATCGATCATCTCCAGGCGGTCTTCTGA
- a CDS encoding TetR/AcrR family transcriptional regulator, with product MTTVNPRIRTPRAEVRERVLEAALSEFVGKGFAGTTIDAIAEVAGFTKGAVYSNFGSKDDLFFALLDQQVSRRIEAVTALADAAATRPTFAAIGELLMQGLRDNRDWQLLFTEYWLRALRDEAVHERFVRHRRTVRAAVAEAVQRLDLGTEIDPATTAVLVLALNSGLSIEEFTEPGVVPADLFGAVLQAVIAPR from the coding sequence GTGACCACAGTCAACCCCCGAATCCGCACCCCACGTGCCGAAGTACGGGAAAGAGTCCTGGAAGCGGCTCTGTCCGAGTTCGTCGGCAAAGGATTCGCCGGCACCACGATCGACGCGATCGCCGAGGTCGCGGGCTTCACCAAGGGCGCCGTCTACTCCAATTTCGGTTCCAAAGACGACTTGTTCTTCGCGTTGCTCGACCAGCAGGTCAGTCGCCGGATCGAGGCGGTCACCGCGCTGGCCGACGCCGCTGCCACACGTCCCACGTTCGCAGCGATCGGCGAACTCTTGATGCAGGGCCTGCGCGACAACCGGGACTGGCAGCTGCTGTTCACCGAATACTGGCTGCGCGCTCTCCGAGACGAGGCAGTCCACGAGAGATTCGTGCGACACCGCCGCACCGTCCGGGCCGCGGTCGCCGAGGCTGTCCAGCGCTTGGACCTGGGAACCGAGATCGACCCCGCCACGACCGCGGTGCTGGTGCTGGCGCTCAACAGCGGCCTGTCGATCGAGGAATTCACCGAACCCGGCGTCGTACCGGCAGACCTGTTCGGCGCGGTCCTGCAAGCCGTCATCGCACCGCGATGA
- the dprA gene encoding DNA-processing protein DprA codes for MHDSGARSDDERRRLAWVYLSRVAQGPCAPLSALIAAVGVLEAARAVRERELPDAFGGAVRARRDIDRAEADLEVVRRLGGRVVTPDDAEWPAWRMLGLGQLEAGRDPDSAVPLVLWVRGPRSLLDISERALAVVGARCSTGYGEHVTGEIVGGLAARGWTVVSGAAFGIDAMAHRAALAVGGPTVAVLACGVDRPYPAQHDRLLSQIAETGLVVSEYPPGAVARKHCFLARNRLVAALADGVLVVEAGMRSGARNTVKWARRLGRPALAVPGPVSSAASAGCHHMIREGEAHLVTRVEEVIAEAGPLRLSVPDMTARAANGAAGTVAGDQLIGDEATVYTALPASGGCSPADLAVRTELAIAAVRAALVALELAGLAVPEDAGWRRSARS; via the coding sequence GTGCATGATTCCGGGGCCCGGTCCGACGACGAGCGGCGGCGGCTGGCCTGGGTGTACCTGTCGCGTGTCGCCCAGGGGCCTTGTGCGCCGCTGTCGGCGTTGATCGCGGCGGTGGGCGTGCTCGAGGCCGCACGAGCGGTCCGCGAGCGGGAGTTGCCGGACGCGTTCGGCGGGGCGGTCCGTGCGCGGCGCGACATCGACCGGGCCGAAGCCGATCTGGAGGTTGTGCGGCGCCTCGGTGGCCGGGTGGTGACGCCCGACGACGCGGAGTGGCCCGCATGGCGGATGTTGGGCTTGGGGCAGCTGGAGGCCGGGCGGGATCCGGACAGCGCGGTTCCGCTGGTGCTGTGGGTGCGTGGTCCGCGTTCGTTGCTCGACATCAGCGAGCGCGCGCTCGCGGTGGTGGGCGCGCGATGCAGCACCGGCTACGGCGAGCACGTGACCGGCGAGATCGTCGGTGGGCTGGCCGCGCGGGGATGGACCGTCGTCTCGGGCGCCGCCTTCGGCATCGACGCGATGGCGCATCGCGCGGCACTGGCTGTCGGTGGCCCCACCGTCGCGGTGCTCGCCTGCGGAGTGGATCGTCCCTACCCGGCCCAACACGACCGCCTGCTCTCCCAGATCGCCGAAACCGGTCTGGTGGTCAGCGAGTACCCACCGGGCGCCGTCGCCCGTAAGCACTGTTTCCTCGCCCGTAATCGACTGGTCGCGGCGCTGGCCGACGGTGTGCTCGTCGTGGAAGCGGGGATGCGCAGCGGCGCTCGCAACACCGTCAAGTGGGCCCGTCGGCTCGGCCGCCCCGCGCTCGCCGTCCCCGGCCCGGTCTCCTCAGCCGCGTCCGCGGGCTGCCATCACATGATCCGGGAGGGAGAAGCGCACCTCGTCACTCGCGTCGAGGAGGTGATCGCCGAAGCGGGCCCTCTGCGGTTGTCCGTGCCTGACATGACTGCTCGGGCCGCGAACGGGGCAGCCGGAACGGTCGCGGGGGATCAGCTCATCGGGGACGAAGCGACGGTGTACACCGCACTGCCCGCTTCGGGCGGATGTTCACCCGCCGATCTGGCTGTCCGCACCGAACTCGCGATCGCGGCGGTACGCGCGGCGCTGGTCGCCCTCGAACTGGCGGGTCTCGCCGTCCCCGAGGACGCCGGTTGGCGTAGATCTGCCCGGTCGTGA
- a CDS encoding DUF2469 domain-containing protein, with product MSAEDLEKYETEMELSLYREYKDIVGQFSYVVETERRFYLANSVELRPQNADGEVYFEVRMSDAWVWDMYRPARFVKHVRVITFKDVNIEELEKPDLRLPE from the coding sequence ATGAGTGCCGAGGACCTCGAGAAGTACGAAACCGAGATGGAGCTCTCGCTGTATCGCGAGTACAAGGACATCGTCGGTCAGTTCTCGTACGTGGTGGAGACCGAGCGTCGCTTCTACCTGGCCAATTCCGTCGAGCTGCGTCCGCAGAACGCCGACGGCGAGGTGTACTTCGAAGTGCGTATGAGCGATGCCTGGGTCTGGGACATGTACCGACCCGCCCGCTTCGTCAAGCACGTCCGGGTGATCACGTTCAAGGACGTCAACATCGAGGAGTTGGAGAAGCCGGACCTGCGGCTTCCCGAATAG
- the rplS gene encoding 50S ribosomal protein L19, with protein MNTLDFVDEKSLRSDVPDFRPGDTLNVHVKVIEGSKERIQVFKGVVIRRQGGGIRETFTVRKVSFGVGVERTFPVHSPNIDHIDVVTRGDVRRAKLYYLRDLRGKAAKIKEKR; from the coding sequence ATGAACACCCTTGACTTCGTCGACGAAAAGTCGCTGCGCAGCGATGTCCCGGACTTCCGTCCCGGCGACACCCTGAACGTGCACGTGAAGGTCATCGAAGGCTCGAAGGAGCGCATCCAGGTCTTCAAGGGCGTCGTGATCCGTCGCCAGGGTGGTGGCATCCGCGAGACCTTCACCGTGCGCAAGGTGTCCTTCGGTGTCGGCGTCGAGCGCACCTTCCCGGTGCACAGCCCCAACATCGATCACATCGACGTCGTGACCCGCGGTGATGTCCGCCGCGCGAAGCTGTACTACCTGCGCGACCTGCGCGGTAAGGCGGCCAAGATCAAGGAGAAGCGCTGA